In the Bacteroidota bacterium genome, GCGTGGCGATTACCAGGAAAGCTGGCAACCTGCTTACATTAAACCGGAACATTTAGCAGAAGCACAAAATATTGCCGATAAAGTTACAGCAGCGTTAACCGGTGCCGGAATTTGGGGTGTAGAATTTTTTCTTGCACCTGAAGGTGTATATTTTTCAGAATTAAGTCCCCGACCACACGACACCGGAATGGTAACATTAGCGGGAACACAAAATCTCAATGAGTTTGAATTACATGCGCGTGCAGTGCTGGGTTTACCAATTCCGGAAATTGAATTATTAAAATGTGGAGCAAGTGCAGTTATTTTAGCTGAAGAAGAAAGTAATAACTTTATTTTTTCGGGTATTGAATCTGCAATAAAAGACACTAAAACAGATATTAAAATATTTGGTAAACCAACTACAAGAAAATACCGTCGCATGGGTGTTACTTTAGCATATGATAATCTGGATGCAGATGTAAATCTTGTAAAACAAAAAGCGATGGATAATGCAGCAAAGGTGCGTGTAGTAGCAAAAAAATAATTACTTCAAATAATTACATTTAATAAAAAAGGCAAGTCTTTTGAACTTGCCTTTTATTTTGGTTTTATGATTGTATTAATCGCCTAAATCGCTTAAATCGAAAGTATTCATAAATGATGTATCAAATACACCGGCTCTGAAACGTTCGTCTTTCATTAATTTTTTATGAAAAGGAATTGTTGTTTTAATTCCTTCAACAATAAATTCATCTAAAGCGCGTTGCATTTTTAAAATAACTTCTTCGCGTGTTCTTGCTTTGCAAATTAATTTCGCAATCATACTATCGTAATATTGCGGAATAGTATAACCGGCATAAACAGCAGTATCTACGCGCACGCCATGACCTTTTGGTGAATGGAAGCTGGTAATTTTTCCCGGACTAGGTGCGAAATTACGTTTTGGATCCTCGGCATTAATACGACATTCCATTGCGTGTAATTCCGGGAAATAATTTTTTCCTGAAATTTTTTCGCCCATTGCTATTTTAATTTGTTCTTTTATCAAATCAAAATCTACAACTTCTTCCGTAACAGGATGTTCAACCTGAATACGGGTATTCATTTCCATGAAATAAAAGTTGCGGTTTTTATCTGTTAAAAATTCTATTGTTCCTACACCTTCATACGCAATAGATTCAGCAGCTTTTACGGCAGCATCACCCATTTTTTTTCGCAGTTTTTCATCTAAAAAAGGAGAAGGACTTTCTTCCACTAATTTTTGGTGACGTCGTTGAATTGAGCAATCGCGTTCACTTAAGTGACAAGCTTTTCCATAACGGTCGCCTGCAACCTGAATTTCAATATGGCGTGGTTCTTCAATATATTTTTCCATGTACAAGCCATCATTATTAAATGATGCTTTGGCTTCCATACTTGCAGTTGAAAATGCGCTTTCCATTTCTGATTCATTCCACACTATACGCATTCCTTTTCCACCACCACCGGCGGTAGCTTTGACAATTACAGGGAAGCCAATTTTTTTAGCTTGTTTTTTCGCATCTGCAACATCTTTAAGCAAACCTTCACTACCCGGAATTACAGGAACACCGGCTTTTTTCATGGTTTCTTTTGCAGTTATTTTATCGCCCATTTTACGGATTTGATCCGGCGTTGGTCCGATAAATTTGATGCCGTATTTTGCACAAATTTCAGAGAACATATCGTTCTCACTTAAAAATCCATATCCCGGATGTATGGCATCGGCATTGGTAATTTCTGCTGCGGCCATAATTCTTGGAATACTTAAATAAGATTCTTTTGAAGAAGGTGGACCGATACATACCGCCTCATCTGCGAATCGAACAGGTAAACTATCTTTATCTGCTGTAGAATAAACTGCAACGGTTTTTATACCCATTTCTTTTGCAGTACGAATAATCCGCAGGGCAATCTCACCACGGTTGGCTATGAGTATCTTTTTAAACATTTGTCGTTTTATGAATTAACTAAATAGCTGAAAATAAATAGCTCCCGAACAGATGGGGAGCTAATTGCTAATTATTTAGGCTCAATAAGAAACAATGGCTGATCATATTCAACCGGACTTGCATCATCAACTAAAATTTTAACGATGCGTCCTGAGTGTTCACTTTCTATTTCGTTGAATAATTTCATTGCTTCGATGATACATAATTTGGAACCAACACTTATTTCGTCGCCTACTTTTACGAATACATCTTTATCCGGTCCGGGAGAGCGGTAAAATGTTCCAACAATAGGTGATTTAATCGTAATGGTATTTCCTGCTGCAGCTTCTTCTGATTTAGTAGTTTCTGCACCGGATTGTGATTTTTCCGTATTCGACGCCTGCTGAATTTGAGGCATAGCAACTTGTTGTTGCTGTTGCATCGGTTGCATCATAACCGGAACCTGATTGCTGTAAGTAGCAGCCAAAGCCGTTTTGATTTTTATACGAAAATCCTGATTTTCAATAGTGAGTTCAGCGATGTTGTTTTTGTTCACCATCCTGATTAACTCCTGAATTTCTTTAAAGTCCATAGTAAGGTTATTTTACACGTTCAACATATTCGAATGAGCGGGTGTCAATTTTAATAACATCCCCTTCTTCAACAAACAAAGGTACTTGAATATTTGCACCTGTTTCTACTGTTGCATTTTTATATGCATTGGTAGCAGTATTTCCTTTTACACCGGGTTCTGCATAAGTTACCTGCAAAATAATATGTGCCGGTAATTCACAAAACAACGGTTTTTCAGTGTCGGCATGAAACAGAATATCTATTTCCTGACCTTCTTTATAAAACTCTTTACCTTCCACCATTTCAGCATCTAATGTAACCTGGTCAAACGTTTCATTATTCATGAAGGTATAACCGGTTTCATCGTTGTAAAGATATTGAAATGTACGGCGTTCTACACGTACTATATTAAGATTTGCACCTGAAGGGAAGGTATTTTCAAGTGTTCTGCCGGTAGTAAGGCTTTTAATTTTAGTTCTTACAAAGGCATTTCCCTTGCCCGGTTTAACGTGCTGGAAATCCATAATTTGCCATACATCGTTATTTAAATCGATACAAAGGCCTTTTCTGATATCTGCTGTAGTAGACATAATTTGTTGAATGCAATATTTAGCGAAAATCACCTATGGAGTCGGTCCGACAATTTAGCAAACGGTGTATTTCTTGCTAATCCTTATATAATCAGCCTTAATAGGCCCATTTTATCAATGTTGAACCCCAGGTAAATCCTCCCCCAAAAGCGGCCAAAACAACGTTATCGCCTTTTTTGAGTAGTGGTTCCCATTCCCATAAGCATAAAGGAAGGGTACCTGCGGTAGTATTGCCAAATTTTTCGATGTTAATCATCACTTTTTCTTTTGGCAATCCCATTCTTTCTGCGGTTGCATCAATAATACGCAAATTCGCCTGATGCGGAACAAGCCAGGCAATGTCCTCACTTTTCAAGTTATTGCGTTTCATGATATCTTCAGCAACATCAGCCATGTTTTTAACTGCAAATTTGAATACAGTTTTACCTTCCTGGTAAACGGTATGTTCGTTAGCATCTACTGTATCGCGAGAGGCTGGTTTTAATGACCCGCCTGCTTTTTGATGTAAAAAATGACGACCTGAGCCATCTGTTTTTAATACAGAATCAACAATGCCGTTTCCATCAGTACTTGGTTCCAGTAATACAGCTCCGGCACCATCACCAAAAATCACACAGGTTGTGCGATCGGTATAGTTGATGATAGACGACATTTTATCTGCCCCAACAATTACTACTTTTTTATAAGTACCGGTTTC is a window encoding:
- the accB gene encoding acetyl-CoA carboxylase biotin carboxyl carrier protein: MDFKEIQELIRMVNKNNIAELTIENQDFRIKIKTALAATYSNQVPVMMQPMQQQQQVAMPQIQQASNTEKSQSGAETTKSEEAAAGNTITIKSPIVGTFYRSPGPDKDVFVKVGDEISVGSKLCIIEAMKLFNEIESEHSGRIVKILVDDASPVEYDQPLFLIEPK
- a CDS encoding ketoacyl-ACP synthase III, with product MNKPLAAITGVYGYVPEYRLTNAELEKMVDTSDEWIMTRTGIKERRILKGEGLATSDMVVEAVKGLLEKTGNKATDIDMLLVATTTPDMPFPATANIACDKLGCNHILSFDISAACSGFLYALTTGAKFIETGTYKKVVIVGADKMSSIINYTDRTTCVIFGDGAGAVLLEPSTDGNGIVDSVLKTDGSGRHFLHQKAGGSLKPASRDTVDANEHTVYQEGKTVFKFAVKNMADVAEDIMKRNNLKSEDIAWLVPHQANLRIIDATAERMGLPKEKVMINIEKFGNTTAGTLPLCLWEWEPLLKKGDNVVLAAFGGGFTWGSTLIKWAY
- the efp gene encoding elongation factor P; the protein is MSTTADIRKGLCIDLNNDVWQIMDFQHVKPGKGNAFVRTKIKSLTTGRTLENTFPSGANLNIVRVERRTFQYLYNDETGYTFMNNETFDQVTLDAEMVEGKEFYKEGQEIDILFHADTEKPLFCELPAHIILQVTYAEPGVKGNTATNAYKNATVETGANIQVPLFVEEGDVIKIDTRSFEYVERVK
- the accC gene encoding acetyl-CoA carboxylase biotin carboxylase subunit, producing MFKKILIANRGEIALRIIRTAKEMGIKTVAVYSTADKDSLPVRFADEAVCIGPPSSKESYLSIPRIMAAAEITNADAIHPGYGFLSENDMFSEICAKYGIKFIGPTPDQIRKMGDKITAKETMKKAGVPVIPGSEGLLKDVADAKKQAKKIGFPVIVKATAGGGGKGMRIVWNESEMESAFSTASMEAKASFNNDGLYMEKYIEEPRHIEIQVAGDRYGKACHLSERDCSIQRRHQKLVEESPSPFLDEKLRKKMGDAAVKAAESIAYEGVGTIEFLTDKNRNFYFMEMNTRIQVEHPVTEEVVDFDLIKEQIKIAMGEKISGKNYFPELHAMECRINAEDPKRNFAPSPGKITSFHSPKGHGVRVDTAVYAGYTIPQYYDSMIAKLICKARTREEVILKMQRALDEFIVEGIKTTIPFHKKLMKDERFRAGVFDTSFMNTFDLSDLGD